From Trueperaceae bacterium:
AGAGGGGCTTGGGGTCGTGGTCGTTGATCAGCTCGAACGACTGCCCGGCCGGCAGCTCGTCGAACGTCTGGAACAGGAGCGGGTGCCGCTCGCGCGGCGGGACCTTACGGACGTCTATCTGCTTCATCGTTTCCTCCTTCGGCCCACTTGATGGCCCCGGTGGGGCAGTTGGCCATCGCTTCTATGGTGAGGCTGGTGACGGGCACGTGCGCCGGGTCCTCGCGGCTTCCCGGGGCGATCTCGTCACAGATCCCGCATTCGATGCAGGCATCGGCGTCGACGTACATCTCGCTCGGCCTAAGAGCCACGCTTGCCCCCCAACTGCCTGACGCCCACGACCTTGAACGTGCCGGCGCCGGCGACCAGCGCCTTGCGCGAACCGGGTGCGATGTGGACCACGTCGCCGGGGCCCACCTCGTGAACCTCGTCGTCTTCCCTGACCACGCCGGTGCCCTCGAGCACGGTGAAGATCGTCTCGGCCCTGTCGTTGTCCGGCGCGACGATCTCCTGACCGTTCTGCAGGCAGAGGAGCATGACGGCCATCTGGTCGCCGACCTTGAGCGGCCGCGGCACCGGGCCCCGTTCGGAGAAGCGGGCCACCTGGGCGGTCCTGAAGAGGGCCACCTCAGGCGCCCCGGTCGCCGCGATCGGCCGCGTCCGGTTCCGCGGCCCCGGCCTCCGCGGCGAGGGGCGCGCCCGGCGCGCCGGCTGCCGGCGCCGGCTCCTCCTGCGGCACGTCGGCGTCGGGGCCGTGACCCCGCGCGCCGCGGCTCAACCGGTCGGGCACGCCCAGGCCGGTCAGGGCGGCGAGCAGCGCCTCCTGGTCCGCGGCGTCGAGCGAGCGCAGTCGGAACGCCTGCGCCAGGTTGACGGTGTGCGCCATGGCCCACCGCAACGGCGCCTGCGCCAGCAGCGTGAAGCCGTGCTCGATGAGGGCGCCGAGGGCGTCGGCGTGCGCGTCGATGATGGTCGAGACCCGCGCCTCGAGCAGCGCCTTGCGCTCCGCCCCCGAAGGGGCCCTCGGCGCCTGCGCCGGCGCGCTGTCGCGTCCGTTCTCCTTCACCACGGCCCAAGCGTCGCAAGGCGGCGCCGTCGCCCACCATGACGTAGGTCATTGGCCCCGCCGCGCCGCACGGTCGAAGCTGAGGCCATGGCCGAGACTTTCCTCGACAACCGCGGGCTCGAGCCGCCCAACCCGATGATCCGCACGCTTGAGATCCTGGAGACCATGGCTCCGGGCGACGTCCTCGTGATCCACAACGACCGCGTGCCCATCTACCTCCTGCCGCAGCTGGCCGACGAGGGAGCCGAGTACGAGGTGCTGGAGCAGCCAGACGGCAGCGCGCAGGTGCGGATAACCAAGGGGGCCTGACCGGCCGTGATGCCACGTCTGGGGGCCGACGGCGCGCCGCCGGTCCTACCGATCGCGTCCCTGGTGCTCGGCGCGGCGGCCGTCGCCGCCCTCGGCCTGTTCGTGCTGCTGGATCCCGCCGCGCTGACGGGCTACCTCGGCACGCCCCGCGTCGTGGCCCTGAACCACGTCTTCACGCTCCTGTTCGTCGGCATGGTGTTCGCCGGCACGCTGCAGCAGCTGCCGGCCGTCATGTTCGTCACGCGGCTCGTGTGGCCGCGCCTAGGGTGGCTGACCCTGCCGCTTCTCCTCGCGGGCAGCGTCGCCGTCGTCGTCGGCTTCGCCACCGGGTTCGCACCCGCCTGGCTGGCGCCGGGCGCGGCGGCGGTGAGCGCCGCCTGGGTGCTGATGCTCGTGCAACTCGTCGGCACGGCGCGGCAGCGCTGGCCGAAGGACGCGGGCAGCCACGCGCTGCTGCTCTCCGCCCTCTTCCTCACCCTCGCGGTCGCGCTGGGTTTCGTCCTGGCGGCCGCCCGCACGACCCCGGCGCTGGCCGCGCGGGTCGGTTACCCGGTGCAGCTCCACTTCACGATCGGCCTCTTCGGCGCCTTCCTGCTTGGCATCGTCGGCTCCGGCCAGAAGCTCCTCTCCATGTTCGCCCTGTCGAAGGGCGGCGCGCAGTGGCGCGTTCGGTGGGCCACCGTCGCGGTGACGGCGGCGGTGGCGGCGGAGGCCCTGGCGGCCTTCGCCCGCTTGCCGCTGGTGACCGTGGCGGAGCTGCTCTTAGCCGCCGGCTGCGCCCTGCAGGCGTGGGAGGTGCTGGCCATCCTGCGCAGGCGCCTCCGCAAGCGACTCGAGGCGCCCATCCGCCGCTACGTGCTGGCGCACGCCTTCCTGCCGGCGGCGGGCCTCGCCCTGCTCCTCGGCAGGGGGGACGCCGCCGTCATACTGTTCCTGGTCGGCTTCGTGGGCCTGGCGGTGAGCGGCATG
This genomic window contains:
- a CDS encoding DUF2249 domain-containing protein produces the protein MAETFLDNRGLEPPNPMIRTLEILETMAPGDVLVIHNDRVPIYLLPQLADEGAEYEVLEQPDGSAQVRITKGA
- a CDS encoding DUF2249 domain-containing protein — its product is MKQIDVRKVPPRERHPLLFQTFDELPAGQSFELINDHDPKPLYYQFQVERAGTVEWEYLEQGPETWRVRIGKVN
- a CDS encoding cupin domain-containing protein; this encodes MALFRTAQVARFSERGPVPRPLKVGDQMAVMLLCLQNGQEIVAPDNDRAETIFTVLEGTGVVREDDEVHEVGPGDVVHIAPGSRKALVAGAGTFKVVGVRQLGGKRGS